The following are encoded in a window of Arthrobacter sp. OAP107 genomic DNA:
- a CDS encoding sugar ABC transporter permease, with amino-acid sequence MSTTTPPRQRPDQAARRGRPGAAPAASASAATGRNRQRWLPWIFLAPTILGMGLFTLVPIVASVVLAFFRWDIISAPSFVGFDNFSEVVQDPTVRVSFLNTIVFVVVAVALQLGLALALAVMVQEKMPAWLRVFFRSAFFFPLILSAASVSIFMRYLFNEQFGVVNWFLSLVGIPAVPWLTTPGGSAAVVVLVYVWQNFGFSFLLFIGGLASIPVETYEAASIDGATGWRKHLHVTLPLLSPTTLVASVMAIINALQVFDQPYVLTRGGPGDSTRTAVMVIFESAFQRLEFGQASVIGVLLTLIIMAITAAQFRLSKRFVFYQ; translated from the coding sequence ATGAGCACCACCACACCTCCGCGGCAGCGGCCGGACCAGGCAGCCCGACGGGGCAGGCCAGGTGCCGCACCGGCTGCGTCGGCAAGCGCGGCCACCGGCAGGAACAGGCAGCGCTGGCTGCCATGGATCTTCCTGGCGCCCACCATCCTCGGCATGGGACTGTTCACCCTGGTCCCGATCGTGGCGTCCGTGGTTCTGGCGTTCTTCCGGTGGGACATCATTTCGGCGCCATCGTTCGTGGGCTTCGACAACTTCTCGGAGGTGGTCCAGGACCCCACCGTCCGGGTGTCCTTCCTGAACACCATCGTTTTCGTTGTGGTGGCCGTGGCCCTCCAGCTGGGCCTCGCCCTGGCACTGGCAGTCATGGTGCAGGAGAAGATGCCGGCCTGGTTGAGGGTGTTCTTCCGCTCGGCCTTCTTCTTCCCGCTGATCCTGTCAGCGGCCTCCGTCTCCATCTTCATGCGGTACCTCTTCAACGAACAGTTCGGCGTGGTCAACTGGTTCCTGTCGCTCGTGGGCATTCCCGCGGTGCCGTGGCTGACCACACCGGGAGGGTCCGCCGCCGTCGTGGTCCTGGTGTACGTGTGGCAGAACTTCGGGTTCTCCTTTCTGCTGTTCATCGGCGGCCTCGCCTCCATTCCGGTGGAGACATACGAGGCGGCGTCCATCGACGGCGCCACCGGCTGGCGGAAGCACCTGCACGTCACGCTGCCCCTGCTGAGCCCCACCACGCTGGTGGCTTCGGTGATGGCCATCATCAACGCCCTGCAGGTGTTCGACCAGCCGTACGTGCTGACCCGCGGCGGCCCCGGCGATTCCACCCGCACCGCCGTCATGGTGATCTTCGAGTCGGCGTTCCAGCGCCTCGAATTCGGCCAGGCGTCAGTGATCGGCGTGCTGCTCACCCTGATCATCATGGCCATCACGGCCGCGCAGTTCCGGCTCAGCAAACGATTCGTCTTCTACCAGTAA
- a CDS encoding carbohydrate ABC transporter permease has translation MTTSTDHVLAAGHSPKLSQGLPETSPSRRRFSWNFTLRIVLLLVAAALTLGPVLWTLSTSLRSPSESFKLPPSFIPWNPDFASYGEVFQKLNIFLLVLNSALVTGLIAVGQMVSAALAGYAFAHLKFRGRGALFSIVLATMMVPVQVTIVPVFMLIRGMGLSDTLLALILPAIPTAFGTFLMRQYFMGLPAELAEAASIDGASPWRTFRSIYAPLAMPGMAIVGILAFNYHWNEFFRPLILTISEQNFTLPLGLVSLQGNLGTGSISVVLAGVVLSMIPALVVFMFGQRALQDGLTAGTGK, from the coding sequence ATGACAACCTCAACAGACCACGTCCTGGCCGCCGGGCATTCCCCGAAGCTGTCGCAGGGCCTCCCCGAAACATCGCCCAGCCGGCGCAGGTTCAGCTGGAACTTCACGCTGCGCATCGTCCTGCTTTTGGTCGCCGCCGCCCTGACGCTGGGCCCGGTGTTGTGGACGCTGTCCACGTCGCTGCGGTCGCCGTCGGAATCTTTCAAGCTGCCGCCGTCGTTCATTCCCTGGAACCCCGACTTCGCGTCCTACGGTGAAGTGTTCCAGAAACTGAATATCTTCCTGCTGGTGCTCAACAGCGCCCTGGTGACCGGGCTGATCGCGGTGGGCCAGATGGTCTCCGCAGCGCTGGCGGGCTACGCGTTCGCGCACCTGAAGTTCCGCGGCCGCGGAGCGCTGTTCTCGATCGTGCTTGCCACCATGATGGTGCCCGTGCAGGTCACGATCGTCCCAGTCTTCATGCTGATCCGCGGCATGGGCCTCTCGGACACGCTGCTGGCGCTGATCCTGCCGGCCATTCCGACGGCGTTCGGCACCTTCCTGATGCGCCAGTACTTCATGGGGCTGCCGGCCGAGCTGGCGGAAGCCGCCTCGATCGACGGCGCCTCCCCGTGGCGGACGTTCCGTTCCATTTATGCGCCGCTGGCCATGCCCGGCATGGCGATCGTGGGAATCCTCGCGTTCAACTACCACTGGAACGAATTCTTCCGCCCGCTCATCCTCACGATTTCCGAGCAGAACTTCACCCTCCCGCTGGGGCTTGTGTCGCTTCAGGGCAACCTGGGCACGGGCAGCATCTCGGTGGTGCTGGCGGGCGTGGTCCTGTCCATGATTCCGGCACTGGTGGTCTTCATGTTCGGCCAGCGCGCCCTCCAGGACGGCCTCACGGCCGGCACGGGAAAGTAA
- a CDS encoding glycoside hydrolase family 32 protein: MPSPDLAAVRCGDVAAAHPDPAFPRFHPRPAQGWINDPNGISFVNSRYHVFFQYNPDSARHHRIAWGHVSSADLVRWEEHPVALRPQPGGPDEYGCWTGVVTDDGGVPTAAYSGVRGDGGHSQVVIARGLEDLVSWEQTGHVAASMPGGQVTAVRDPFIFRFNGRRYAMQGAGLANGHAALLLYTVEDMSDWKYQGIWLTSENPVAAESTPAEIWECPQLVRVPDGASADSGGTKDSSSDSGTWLMMFSLWLSGDAHEHANGVGHLIGSLTEDAATGLPVFTPRSGGKSDLGRDFYAPQIVALEDRALLWGWANEGPGRDGRRGRSQDEIDAAGWAGVLTFPRELSVVDGVLAVSPAPEIAAYRGALAASAARGTVVVPPFAEAVVTAGAVSGGGDTAVELLLVGDGSSQTVFRGTLEPGEELRIFVDSSLVEVYRAGSVATTLRAYPAAGERWQLGLPAGATAEVWELAQPR, encoded by the coding sequence ATGCCCTCCCCGGACCTCGCGGCCGTCCGCTGCGGCGACGTCGCGGCCGCGCACCCCGACCCCGCGTTCCCGCGGTTCCATCCCCGGCCGGCGCAGGGCTGGATCAACGACCCCAATGGCATCAGCTTCGTCAACAGCCGGTACCACGTGTTCTTCCAGTACAACCCGGACTCGGCCCGGCACCACAGGATCGCCTGGGGCCACGTGAGCTCCGCCGACCTGGTGCGCTGGGAGGAACACCCCGTGGCGCTGCGGCCCCAGCCCGGCGGTCCGGACGAGTACGGCTGCTGGACGGGTGTTGTAACGGACGACGGCGGTGTTCCCACGGCCGCGTACTCCGGCGTCCGCGGGGATGGTGGCCACTCACAGGTGGTTATCGCCCGCGGGTTGGAGGACCTGGTCAGCTGGGAACAGACCGGCCACGTGGCGGCTTCCATGCCGGGTGGGCAAGTCACCGCGGTGCGTGACCCGTTCATCTTCCGGTTCAACGGCAGGCGGTACGCGATGCAGGGCGCCGGCCTCGCCAACGGCCACGCCGCACTGCTGCTGTACACGGTGGAGGACATGTCTGACTGGAAGTACCAAGGCATCTGGCTGACCTCGGAAAACCCGGTGGCCGCCGAATCCACGCCCGCCGAGATTTGGGAGTGCCCGCAGCTGGTGCGGGTGCCGGATGGCGCCTCCGCCGACTCAGGCGGCACCAAGGACTCCTCCTCGGACTCCGGGACTTGGCTGATGATGTTCTCGCTGTGGCTCTCGGGGGACGCACACGAGCACGCCAACGGGGTGGGCCACCTGATCGGATCGCTGACCGAAGATGCGGCCACCGGCCTGCCAGTTTTCACGCCGCGCAGCGGCGGGAAGTCCGATCTTGGCCGCGACTTCTATGCACCGCAGATTGTTGCACTGGAGGACCGGGCGCTGCTCTGGGGCTGGGCCAACGAAGGCCCAGGCCGCGACGGACGGCGGGGGCGCAGCCAGGACGAAATCGACGCCGCCGGCTGGGCCGGGGTCCTGACGTTCCCCCGTGAACTCTCCGTGGTGGACGGGGTGCTCGCTGTCAGCCCCGCCCCCGAAATTGCTGCGTACCGCGGGGCCCTGGCTGCCAGCGCGGCCCGGGGCACTGTTGTGGTGCCACCTTTCGCCGAAGCTGTGGTGACGGCGGGTGCTGTTTCCGGTGGCGGGGACACCGCCGTCGAACTCCTGCTCGTGGGGGACGGCAGCAGCCAGACAGTCTTCCGCGGAACCCTCGAACCGGGGGAGGAGCTGCGGATCTTCGTGGATTCCTCGCTGGTGGAGGTCTACCGGGCCGGTTCCGTGGCTACCACGCTGCGCGCTTACCCTGCTGCGGGTGAACGCTGGCAGCTGGGCCTTCCGGCCGGCGCCACGGCGGAGGTCTGGGAGCTGGCCCAGCCCAGATAG
- a CDS encoding LacI family DNA-binding transcriptional regulator: MNRKATALDVAKLAGVSRSAVSLVLNGRGDGNVALESQRRIREAASALSYSPNAIALSLRNQRTRVIGIVSDHVVVSAFDGNIIGGADDVARSCGFVTVAMDTEFDAARDESAVEILLDRQVEGLMYVTEGLKPLDVPPGMLRVPSVLANCFDSAPTPALSHVIPDEVRGGREAADHLLDLGHRDIALVAGPADAAAAPLRVAGYRAAYSGRHLPVREDRISFAGWDIDDGFHGAMELLDGVSPAERPTAIMAANDRVAIGVMLAAARLGLNVPGDLSIMGYDDELHIADTMVPALTTMALPLREMGAAAMTQLLERIEGEGGSEPARVDGLETLVPCRLIIRESTAPVPAGRS, encoded by the coding sequence ATGAACCGCAAGGCCACCGCACTGGACGTCGCCAAGCTGGCAGGTGTCTCCCGCAGCGCCGTGTCTCTGGTGCTCAACGGGCGCGGTGATGGCAACGTCGCCCTCGAAAGCCAGCGGCGCATCCGGGAAGCTGCCTCGGCGCTCAGCTACTCCCCCAACGCCATCGCCCTCAGTCTGCGGAACCAGCGGACGCGGGTAATCGGCATCGTCTCGGACCATGTGGTCGTCAGCGCCTTTGACGGGAACATCATTGGCGGGGCCGACGACGTCGCACGCAGCTGCGGCTTTGTCACCGTAGCCATGGACACGGAGTTCGACGCGGCCCGGGATGAGAGCGCCGTGGAGATCCTCCTGGACAGGCAGGTGGAGGGACTCATGTACGTCACGGAGGGCCTAAAGCCCCTGGACGTGCCGCCGGGGATGCTGCGGGTTCCGTCGGTTCTGGCCAATTGCTTCGACAGCGCCCCGACCCCGGCTCTTTCCCACGTGATCCCGGACGAAGTGCGCGGCGGCAGGGAAGCCGCTGACCACCTGCTGGATCTGGGCCACCGCGACATCGCCCTGGTGGCTGGCCCCGCCGACGCCGCGGCCGCACCCCTTCGCGTCGCCGGCTACCGCGCAGCCTACTCCGGTCGTCACCTTCCGGTCCGGGAAGACCGGATCAGCTTCGCCGGATGGGACATCGACGACGGATTCCACGGCGCCATGGAACTGCTCGACGGAGTGTCTCCCGCCGAGCGGCCCACCGCCATCATGGCCGCCAACGACCGCGTCGCCATCGGGGTCATGCTGGCCGCCGCCCGCCTGGGCCTCAACGTGCCAGGCGACCTCTCGATCATGGGCTACGACGACGAGTTGCACATCGCCGATACCATGGTCCCCGCGCTCACCACCATGGCCCTGCCGCTTCGGGAAATGGGAGCCGCGGCCATGACACAGCTGTTGGAACGGATTGAGGGCGAGGGTGGTTCGGAACCTGCGCGAGTTGACGGCCTCGAGACCCTGGTTCCCTGCCGGCTCATCATCAGGGAGTCCACGGCGCCCGTACCAGCGGGCCGCAGCTGA
- the menD gene encoding 2-succinyl-5-enolpyruvyl-6-hydroxy-3-cyclohexene-1-carboxylic-acid synthase, which translates to MVGTPDHAAPEPALTSVASARIAVASLLDGGVRYVVVAPGSRSAPVAYALAEASAAGKVELLVRIDERSAGFSALGLALATGAPVAVLTTSGTAVGNLLPAVMEANHAAVPLVVVSADRPEELRGTGANQTTIQLDLFGEHVRFAVDVPAGENPERAVETSLAAATGAFEDTPPGPVQLNLAFRDPLVPEKGERLPEERGHGTFRIGTQPLTMTLDPAAADLPERRTVVLAGHDAGPVAEAFARAHGLPLLAEPSSNSRFGPNAVGPYRLLLEHFGPDSALPIERAVVFGRPTLSRPVSVLLARTDVPAALYEPVPVAWYEPGRRRETPIASLAELADFAGRGTSAWLDAWLLAGAAAQHAVDGILASAEAATGPAVGSLVWQHARGQLVLGSSNGIRDVDLAGRPAPEPAATVFASRGLAGIDGTISTATGIALGGHQETTLLLGDVTFLHDAGGLFLGSGEEQPQLRIVVLNDAGGAIFSLLEHGAVAEAGGYGDAVERLFGTPHSVDIAALAAAYGVGHCSVSTTAGLAEALAAPFTGRTIIEVRTDRHELRALHGRIKAAVSSALAGVLEE; encoded by the coding sequence ATTGTCGGCACCCCGGACCACGCTGCTCCCGAACCCGCGCTGACGTCCGTGGCGTCCGCACGGATTGCCGTCGCGTCGCTGCTCGACGGCGGCGTCCGGTATGTCGTCGTGGCGCCGGGCTCGCGGTCGGCCCCCGTGGCCTACGCGCTTGCGGAGGCCTCCGCGGCAGGGAAAGTCGAGCTGCTGGTTCGGATCGACGAGCGCTCGGCCGGCTTCTCCGCCCTCGGCCTTGCCTTGGCCACGGGCGCGCCGGTAGCTGTGCTGACGACGTCCGGGACCGCCGTCGGGAATCTTCTCCCGGCAGTGATGGAGGCCAACCATGCCGCCGTCCCGCTGGTGGTGGTTTCGGCGGATCGACCCGAGGAACTGCGCGGGACGGGCGCAAACCAGACCACCATCCAGCTTGACCTGTTCGGGGAGCACGTCCGCTTCGCCGTCGACGTTCCCGCCGGCGAGAATCCGGAGCGCGCGGTGGAAACGTCGCTTGCCGCCGCCACCGGGGCCTTCGAGGACACACCGCCCGGCCCCGTGCAGCTCAACCTCGCCTTCCGTGACCCGCTTGTTCCCGAAAAGGGGGAGCGGCTGCCCGAAGAACGCGGCCACGGGACCTTCCGGATCGGCACCCAGCCGCTCACCATGACCCTCGATCCCGCCGCGGCAGACCTTCCCGAACGGCGCACAGTGGTGCTCGCCGGGCACGACGCCGGTCCCGTTGCCGAGGCCTTCGCCCGCGCCCATGGGCTTCCCCTGCTGGCCGAGCCGTCGTCCAACTCGCGTTTCGGCCCCAACGCCGTGGGCCCGTACCGCCTGCTGCTGGAGCACTTCGGTCCGGACTCGGCGTTGCCGATCGAGCGTGCCGTGGTGTTCGGCCGGCCCACGCTGTCCCGGCCGGTGTCGGTGCTGCTGGCCCGGACGGACGTCCCGGCAGCCCTGTACGAACCGGTACCGGTGGCCTGGTACGAGCCGGGGCGGCGCCGGGAAACGCCCATCGCCAGCCTGGCCGAACTCGCGGACTTCGCCGGCCGGGGCACATCCGCCTGGCTCGACGCCTGGCTGCTCGCAGGCGCCGCAGCCCAACATGCCGTTGACGGCATACTCGCCTCGGCAGAGGCAGCAACCGGTCCCGCTGTTGGCTCACTCGTATGGCAGCACGCCCGCGGCCAGCTGGTCCTCGGCTCATCCAACGGCATCCGCGACGTGGACCTCGCCGGCCGGCCTGCACCCGAGCCGGCCGCCACGGTCTTCGCCAGCCGGGGCCTTGCCGGCATCGACGGCACCATTTCCACCGCCACCGGCATCGCCCTGGGCGGCCACCAGGAAACCACCCTGCTGCTCGGCGACGTCACCTTCCTGCACGACGCCGGCGGCCTCTTTCTCGGTTCCGGCGAGGAACAGCCGCAGCTGCGCATCGTCGTCCTCAACGACGCAGGCGGCGCCATCTTCAGCCTCCTTGAACACGGGGCGGTCGCCGAGGCCGGCGGCTACGGGGACGCCGTCGAACGGCTGTTCGGCACCCCGCACTCAGTGGACATTGCGGCACTCGCCGCGGCGTACGGCGTCGGACACTGCTCGGTGAGTACGACGGCGGGCCTCGCCGAGGCGCTTGCCGCACCGTTCACCGGGCGCACCATCATTGAGGTGCGCACCGACCGGCATGAACTCCGGGCCCTCCACGGCAGGATCAAGGCGGCGGTGAGCTCGGCCTTGGCCGGAGTGCTCGAGGAGTAG
- a CDS encoding amino acid ABC transporter ATP-binding protein, protein MTVTAQKTLVRIEGLHKYYGHHHVLRGIDLTVNQGEVAVVIGPSGSGKSTMLRCVNLLESISAGRISVGGRLIGYREVNGRLHDLKTKEIAAQRREIGMVFQRFNLFPHKTALMNVMEAPVQVKRQPREAARKKALELLDRVGLADRADHYPSQLSGGQQQRVAIARALAMEPELMLFDEPTSALDPELVGDVLNVMKDLAKSGMTMIVVTHEIGFAREVGDSLTFMDGGVVVETGDPREIIANPQHARTKEFLSRVL, encoded by the coding sequence ATGACCGTCACCGCTCAAAAGACGCTGGTCCGGATCGAGGGCCTGCACAAGTACTACGGGCACCACCATGTTCTGCGCGGCATCGACCTGACCGTCAACCAGGGCGAGGTGGCCGTTGTCATCGGGCCGTCCGGCTCGGGCAAGTCCACCATGCTGCGCTGCGTCAACCTGCTGGAAAGCATCAGCGCCGGACGGATCTCCGTGGGCGGGCGGCTGATCGGCTACCGCGAGGTGAACGGCCGGCTGCACGACCTCAAGACCAAGGAGATCGCCGCACAGCGCCGCGAAATCGGCATGGTTTTCCAGCGGTTCAACCTGTTCCCGCACAAGACCGCCCTCATGAATGTCATGGAGGCTCCGGTCCAAGTGAAGCGCCAGCCGCGTGAGGCTGCCCGGAAGAAGGCCCTGGAACTGCTGGACCGGGTGGGACTCGCGGACCGTGCCGACCACTATCCGTCGCAGCTTTCCGGCGGACAGCAGCAGCGCGTTGCCATCGCCCGGGCCCTTGCCATGGAGCCCGAGCTGATGCTCTTCGACGAGCCCACTTCTGCCCTGGACCCGGAGCTCGTGGGTGATGTCCTGAACGTCATGAAGGACCTCGCGAAGTCCGGCATGACCATGATCGTAGTGACCCACGAAATCGGTTTTGCCCGGGAAGTGGGCGACAGCCTGACGTTCATGGACGGCGGCGTAGTGGTGGAGACCGGTGATCCGCGCGAGATCATCGCCAACCCGCAGCATGCCCGCACCAAGGAGTTCCTGAGCCGGGTTCTCTAG
- a CDS encoding amino acid ABC transporter permease, whose amino-acid sequence MDEHHGTAPVLNNAVPVRHPGRWISAIVILGVAAVFAQSLVTNPNFRWDIVGTYILDVKVVQGVGWTLLLTVASMVLAIVLAILLAFMRQSDNPVFRWSSWAWVWFFRGTPVYTQLIFWGLVSVLYPKIAAGVPFGPELFSVDTSMVINPLIAAILGLGLNESAYLAEIFRAGLKSVDRGQMEAAEALGMAKTKIMWRIILPQAMRVIVPPTGNETIGMLKTTSLVLAVPFTLDLTFATNNLANRTYLPVPLLIVAAIWYLVITSLLMVGQHYIEAYYGKGVDNRVPAAVNPAAARAAAAVAPSADAEPALKMDFPEESAK is encoded by the coding sequence ATGGATGAGCATCATGGGACCGCTCCGGTCCTGAACAACGCAGTACCGGTCCGGCACCCGGGCCGCTGGATCAGTGCCATCGTCATCCTCGGCGTGGCTGCGGTATTTGCGCAGAGCCTGGTGACCAACCCGAACTTCCGCTGGGACATCGTGGGCACCTACATCCTGGACGTCAAGGTGGTCCAGGGCGTGGGTTGGACGCTGTTGCTTACGGTGGCCTCGATGGTCCTCGCCATCGTCCTGGCCATCCTGCTGGCCTTCATGCGTCAATCCGATAATCCAGTGTTCCGCTGGTCCAGCTGGGCCTGGGTATGGTTCTTCCGCGGCACTCCTGTGTACACGCAGTTGATCTTCTGGGGCCTGGTATCGGTCCTTTATCCGAAGATTGCTGCCGGAGTTCCGTTCGGGCCGGAGCTGTTCAGCGTGGACACGAGCATGGTCATCAACCCTCTGATTGCTGCAATCCTAGGGCTCGGCCTGAACGAATCGGCGTATCTTGCCGAGATCTTCCGTGCCGGGCTCAAGTCCGTGGACCGCGGCCAGATGGAAGCCGCTGAGGCGCTGGGCATGGCCAAGACCAAGATCATGTGGCGGATCATCCTTCCCCAAGCGATGCGCGTCATTGTCCCCCCAACAGGCAATGAAACCATCGGCATGCTCAAGACCACCTCGCTGGTTCTGGCGGTTCCGTTCACGTTGGACCTGACCTTCGCGACGAACAACCTGGCCAACCGGACCTATCTTCCGGTGCCGCTGCTGATCGTCGCAGCCATCTGGTATCTGGTCATCACCAGCCTGCTGATGGTGGGTCAGCACTACATCGAGGCCTACTACGGCAAGGGCGTCGACAACCGGGTACCGGCCGCCGTGAATCCAGCGGCAGCAAGGGCCGCCGCAGCCGTTGCGCCAAGCGCAGACGCGGAACCGGCCCTGAAGATGGACTTCCCCGAGGAGAGCGCAAAATGA
- a CDS encoding ABC transporter substrate-binding protein — MQISRSLVGNSKLKAATVLAIGALALSACTNASESAAPGGAASPSGNAAASFDPSTIQKDDALAASVPAEIKSKGTLTVGSDTSYAPAEFIGTDGQTPVGYDVDIAKAIGATLGLKVRVQTSEFTGILPALGPKYDLGISSFTINKERLGAVNMVSYFNAGTAWAVKKGNPKGFSLDDVCGKSIGVQTGTVQEDPDLSGRNKKCTADGKQPINIVTLKNQTDVTTRLVNGSIDAMAADSPIIGYALAQTNGQLERLGDVYDSAPQGIAVAKSDKALAEVIQKTLTKLMADGTYKKILDGWGNGEGAITKSEVNPAVSS; from the coding sequence ATGCAGATCTCCCGTTCGCTCGTGGGCAATTCAAAGCTCAAGGCAGCTACGGTTCTCGCCATTGGCGCGCTGGCGCTTTCAGCCTGCACCAACGCCTCGGAGTCCGCCGCCCCGGGCGGTGCAGCGTCGCCGTCCGGCAACGCCGCGGCCAGCTTCGACCCGTCGACCATCCAGAAGGATGACGCACTGGCTGCCTCGGTCCCCGCCGAGATCAAGTCCAAGGGCACTCTTACCGTTGGATCGGACACCAGCTACGCACCGGCCGAATTCATCGGCACGGACGGCCAGACCCCCGTGGGCTATGACGTCGACATCGCCAAGGCCATCGGCGCCACCCTGGGCCTGAAGGTACGGGTGCAGACGTCCGAGTTCACCGGCATCCTGCCCGCGCTCGGCCCGAAGTACGACCTCGGCATCTCCTCCTTCACCATCAACAAGGAACGCCTCGGCGCGGTCAACATGGTCAGCTACTTCAACGCCGGTACCGCCTGGGCCGTGAAGAAAGGCAACCCGAAGGGCTTCTCCCTGGACGACGTCTGCGGCAAGTCCATTGGCGTCCAGACCGGCACCGTCCAGGAGGATCCCGATCTGTCCGGCCGCAACAAGAAGTGCACGGCTGACGGCAAGCAGCCCATCAACATCGTCACGCTGAAGAACCAGACCGATGTCACCACCCGTCTGGTCAACGGCAGCATTGATGCCATGGCAGCGGACTCCCCCATCATCGGCTACGCCCTGGCGCAGACCAACGGCCAGCTGGAGAGGCTCGGCGACGTCTACGACTCAGCCCCGCAGGGAATCGCGGTTGCCAAGTCGGACAAGGCCTTGGCCGAGGTGATCCAGAAGACCCTCACCAAGCTCATGGCTGACGGCACATACAAGAAGATCCTTGATGGGTGGGGGAATGGCGAAGGCGCCATCACCAAGTCCGAAGTCAACCCGGCGGTCAGCTCTTGA
- a CDS encoding isochorismate synthase, which yields MTRTLRTLTVPLDGESAPEGLPPYLVRDDVLCWTRREAGLVGFGEAARFTATGPERFLEADIWWRHLVIEADITDHVECPGTGPVAFGSFAFSKASDHESRLIVPEIVVGVRDGRAWLTQITADDAELTEAGAFAALKGWLESAPAAAVGPPADGGATTDLAAAVVNPDAATLKTGSLSEEDWMDAVTAGVAEIRAGKLEKLVLARDIVATVPEGVNAAEVLRQLAGRYRECWTYGVDGLVGATPEMLIQVEGRTAQARVLAGTLDRRDAVGEAGLPLDYAERVLAGSEKQRHEHEIAIQSLTTQLAPFSEAMNAHDEPFILELPNVWHLASDVKAELTEVEGHVPTCLALINALHPTAAVCGTPTQVAGALIRKLEHLDRGPYAGPVGWLDAAGNGEWGIALRGAVIESPTTVRLYAGCGIVEGSQPEAELAETWAKFRPMLESLGISN from the coding sequence ATGACCAGAACGCTCCGCACCCTGACAGTCCCTTTGGATGGAGAATCGGCCCCCGAGGGGCTGCCGCCGTATCTGGTCCGGGATGACGTTCTGTGCTGGACCCGCCGCGAGGCCGGCCTGGTGGGCTTCGGGGAGGCCGCGCGCTTCACGGCCACGGGCCCCGAGCGCTTCCTCGAGGCGGACATCTGGTGGCGGCACCTGGTCATCGAGGCGGACATCACCGATCATGTGGAGTGCCCCGGCACCGGCCCGGTAGCGTTCGGGTCCTTCGCCTTCTCCAAGGCTTCGGACCACGAATCCCGCCTGATCGTGCCGGAGATCGTGGTGGGCGTCCGGGACGGCCGCGCCTGGCTCACCCAGATAACGGCCGACGACGCCGAACTCACCGAGGCGGGCGCATTCGCCGCCCTGAAGGGGTGGCTGGAGTCGGCCCCGGCTGCCGCCGTCGGCCCCCCTGCGGACGGTGGGGCGACGACGGATCTGGCTGCCGCCGTCGTAAACCCGGACGCCGCCACGCTGAAAACCGGTTCCCTTAGCGAAGAGGACTGGATGGACGCTGTCACCGCCGGCGTCGCCGAGATCCGCGCCGGAAAATTGGAGAAGCTGGTCCTGGCGCGGGACATCGTGGCCACGGTCCCGGAGGGCGTGAACGCGGCGGAGGTGCTGCGGCAGCTGGCCGGCCGGTACCGGGAATGCTGGACCTACGGCGTGGACGGTCTGGTGGGCGCGACGCCGGAAATGCTCATCCAGGTGGAAGGGCGCACCGCCCAGGCCCGCGTGCTCGCCGGAACGCTGGACCGCCGGGACGCCGTGGGCGAGGCGGGGCTGCCGCTGGACTACGCAGAGCGGGTCCTGGCTGGATCGGAGAAGCAGCGGCATGAGCACGAGATCGCCATCCAGTCGCTGACCACCCAGCTTGCGCCTTTCTCCGAGGCGATGAATGCCCACGACGAGCCGTTCATCCTGGAGCTGCCCAACGTCTGGCACCTCGCGTCCGACGTCAAGGCCGAGCTCACCGAGGTGGAGGGCCACGTCCCCACCTGCCTGGCGCTGATCAACGCGCTGCACCCCACCGCCGCCGTGTGCGGGACGCCCACGCAGGTGGCGGGGGCACTGATCCGGAAACTCGAGCACCTGGACCGGGGACCGTACGCCGGCCCCGTGGGTTGGCTGGACGCCGCGGGCAACGGCGAGTGGGGCATCGCCCTGCGCGGCGCCGTCATCGAGTCGCCCACTACCGTCCGGCTATATGCCGGCTGCGGAATTGTCGAGGGTTCACAGCCGGAAGCGGAGCTCGCGGAGACGTGGGCCAAGTTCCGGCCGATGCTGGAGTCCCTGGGGATCAGCAACTGA